CTCGCCGGCCGCGGCGCGCCGCGCCGTCTTCAACGGAACTGGAAGCTTGCCGTCATCGGTATCGCGCGCCAACGCGCTGGGTGCTGTCTATGTGCCGGCCGACCGCAAGCGCGAGGGCCTGCATCTCATTCACAGCATCGGCTGGAACATGATGCTGCCGGGCTTCGGCAAGGCGCGCGTCTTGAGCCGGCGCGACCGGGCCGCCGAGCGCAAGCTCGCGACCGAGCTCGCCGACCGCCTCAGCATCAAGGGTGATCTCACCCGCCAGGTCCAGGCCTTGTCTGGCGGCAATCAGCAGAAAGTCGGGCTCGCCAAATGGATGCCGGCCGATCCGCCGATCCTGCTGCTCAACGATCCGACGCGCGGGGTCGATGTCGAGACCAAGCGCGAGATCTATGTCCTGCTCCGCCGCTTCGCCGCCGAGGGCAGAGCCATCGTTCTGTCGAGCTCCGACACGCCCGAGCTCGTGCATCTTTGCGATCGTGTCGCGGTGATGCGCGAAGGCGGCATCGCCGCGCTCCTGGAGCGCGATGAGGTGAGCGAGGAAACCATTGTCGCCGCCGCCATGGGAGCGGAAGCCGCGAGGAATGCCGCATGAATGCGATGATCCGCAGCGGCGATACCGCGCTTTACTGGCGGGCGCAGCGCGAGCGCAATCGCGGGCTTCTCGGCCTGTTCGCCGTGGTCGCCGCCTTCCTGGCGCTCTATGCCTATCTGTTCCCTGGGCTTCTGACCGTCGCCGGCATATCCAAATTCGCGCAAAGCTGGCTGCCTTTGGCGCTCGTCGCCATGGCGCAGGCCATTCTGATGCTGACCGGCGGCATCAGCCTGGCGATCGGCGCCACCGTCAGCCTAGGCGCCGTGATCGCGGCGACCACCATGACCGGCTATCTTGGCGTCGCCGGCGGCGTCGTGGCGGTGTCGGCCGCGGGCCTCGCCATCGGTGCTCTCTGCGGCGTCATTGCCATCCGGCTGCGGCTGCCCGCCATCATCGTGACGCTCGCCGCCGCCTTCATCATCGCCGGCTTGGCGCTCCTCATCCTGCCGCGCCCGGGCGGCGCCATACCGGGCTGGTTCTCCGATCTTCTCGCCGGCAACACGCCGGCGGCCCTGTTCATCCTTATTTTCATCGCCCTTCTGTGGAAGCTCTATCTCGCCACGCCGTTGGGCTTGAGCCTCTATGCGGCGGGCGAAAATCCGGTCGGCGCCTACCGCGCCGGCGTGCCGGTCGATGCGGCGCGGATCGCTGCCTATGCGATCAGTGGGCTGCTCTCGACGCTGGCCGGCCTCTTCATTGCCGCCCAGACCGGGTCCGGCGATCCGGTCATCGGCCAAGCCTTCACCCTCAATTCGATCGCTGCCGCCGTTCTGGGCGGCGTCGGCTTTCTCGGCGGGCGCGGCACGATGCGCGGCGCTATCGCCGGCAGCCTGCTGCTGAGTGTCATGATCAATGTCATGTTCTTCCTAGGGTTCTCGCCGGTCGCGCAGTATGTGGCGCAAGGCCTGATCATCATCGGGGCGGTGGCCTTGCCGCAGATCACCGCCCGTTTCCGGAGGACGCGATGAGCGAGCCGCAGAGTTCCCGCTTTCCGGCCTGGAGCCCGAGATCGCTCCTGCGCAACCGCGCCTTCCTCACGGTGCTCATCGTGGCGCTGGTATGGATCGTCGCCGGCTTCGCCAAGCCGGGCTTCGGCTCCTATGGCCATCTGCGCTATCTGCTCGAGCTCGCCGCCGTGATCGGCCTCGTCGCCATCGGCCAGACCTATGTGGTGATCGCCGGCGGCATCGATCTCTCGGTTGGCGCCATCGTCACGGTGAGCGCGGTGGGCGTTCCGCTGGTGGCGCTGTCGGGTGACAGCAGCGGCGTCTTGGCTGTCCTCATCATTCTCGCCGCGGCCACCTCGATCGGCTTCCTCAATGGTCTTGGTGTCGCCTATCTGCGCATCCACCCGATGATCATGACGCTCGCCATGGCGACTTTCCTGCAAGGCGTTCTCATTCTCATCGCCGGCGGCACCGCCATTTCGGCGCAGAATCCGGTGCTCGCCTGGCTCGGCAATGCCAGAGTGCTCGGCATTCCGGCCGGCGTTCTGCTTTGGGCCGTGGTCTCAGCGGCAGCACTCGCCGTCCTCCATGCGACGCCTTTCGGCGCGCGCCTGTTCGCGCTCGGCGCCAACCCGCTGGCAAGCGCGCTGTCGGGCATCAATGTCCAGGCGACGACCATGGCGGTCTATGCGGTGAGCGGTCTCACCGCCGGGCTTGCCGGCGTGCTCATTCTCGGCATGAACGGCCAGGGTTATGTTGGGATCGGCGATCCCTATCTGCTCGCCTCGATCGCGGCGGTTGTCCTGGGCGGCACCTCGATTCTCGGCGGATCGGGCTCCTATGCCGGCACCATTCCGGGCGCCGTGCTCCTCGTCACCATCACCGCGCTGATCACCGTCGTCAACGCCTCGGCCGGCTGGCGCAGCATTCTCTTCGGCTCGCTCGTCCTGTTGCTGCTCCTGCTGTCGGGCCGGGAGTCACAGCGACGCTAGCAAGCCGCCTGATCATCTTCCCGACGCGGCGGTGGGCGCTTGACATCGTGGGCCAGACGGCAGGATTGGAAATATCAAGTTAGGAGTTGCGTTCGGACTTCAACAGTAGCCTCTATCCGAACTCCGATAGGATCAACCAAATGGCTCTCGGCCTCCGAATAATCTGTGAAATCGTGCAAGCTTTGCTACGCGTGGGGACCAAGAAGGATGAGGGTAATCTCCTCGGGAATGCCGCACAAACCAGCACGGCCTCTGGCGATGGAGCTGCGAGTCAATCGCCGGGGACTCCATCACGGCCGGCGAAGATACGGGCCATCCATGGCCGGCCATTGAATGCGGCCGGATCGCGCGCCGTTGAGCTCGCAACACAATTGGTCTTTGGCGGAGCAGGGACACATCAGCGCCCCGAGAATACAAACAAGGGATTAAGTGATCCCGGAGTTCACATCGATATGGCAAGAAAGCTCCGCACCAGGAGAAGCAGTTGCCGGAACTTCGCTGCAGAAGGTCCAGCGAAGTCATTGGCAAGGGCGGCCAGACCAAGTCCGCTGTCAGGTGTCGCCACGTAAATTGCGGAAGCGGGCAGGGCTGATTTCAGGAACTTCGCGTTCAGCACACTAGTCCCCGATGGCTTCCTTCGGTAGCAGATAGCGTACCGCGAGCACGCACATCAGGGTGGTGAAAGCGAGGATGAGCGCCACCAGCGCGTTGATGTCGGGCGTGAAGCCGAGCCGCATCATCGCCCAGAGCCGGATCGGCAGCGTATTGTCGGTCCCAGTCACCAGTATGGTGATCAGCGTTTCGTCGAAGGAGAGCGCGAAGCACAGGACCGCGGCGCCGATGAGGGCGCTCTTGAGATTGGGCAGCACGATATAGAAGAAGGTCTGCCAGCTCGAAGCGCCGAGGTCGTAGGAGGCTTCGAGCAGGCTGACGCTCAGCGACTGCAGCCTGACGACGATGGTGCGATAGGCGAGCGCCAGCACGAAGATCGTGTGGCCGATGATCACCGTGACGAGCGAGCGTGGAATGTCCGTCTCGCGGAAGAAGATCAGGAGCGACAGGCCGATCATGATCGGCGGCATCAGGAACGGCAGGAAGATCACGAACTGCATGAGGTCGCGGCCGAGCGTGGCGCCATTGCGGTAATGGATGGCGAAGGCGAGGCCGAGCAGCAGCGCGAGGAAAGTCGCCGAAAAGCCGACGATCAGGGTGTTGAGGAAGGCGGTGATGATGCCCTCGTTCCGGGTGAGCGCGGCATAGGAGGAGAGCGATGGGCTCGTCCACTGCACGTCGCCGCGCGCGATCTCGAAGAAGGACGACACGATGGGGACGAGCAGCGGCCCGTAGAGCAGAACGAAGACGAGGGCCGTCAGGACCGAGAGGCCGAGCGAGGCGAGGCGCGAAAGCCGCATCATGTGTGCCGCTCGAAGCGCCGGCCGAGGGCAATCACCACGACCATCACAGCGGAGAGGATGACGGAGAGCGCTGCCCCGAACGGCCAGTTGAAGGCGGCGCCGAACTGGCTGTAGATGATGCGCCCGAAAGTGAAGCCGTTGGGACCGCCGACCATCTGTGGCGTGAGGAAGTCGCCGATGGCGAGCACGAAGACGAAGCTCGCCGCCGTCACCACGCCGGGCAGGCTCAGAGGCAGGATGATCCGGCAGAAGGTCTGCCAGTTGGACGCGCCGAGATCGGTCGAGGCCTCGATGAGCGGCTTGGGGATGCGCTCGAGCGACAGGAAGATCGGCAGGATGGCGAAGGGGATGAGCAGCACCGTGAGGGTGAGCAGCACCGCATTGAGGTTGAAGACGAAAAGGGTGAGCGGTTGGTCGACGAGTTGGGCCCAGACAAGGAAGCGGTTGAGGAAGCCATTGCCGCCGAGGATGCTGCGGATCGCATAGATCTTGATGATGTAGCTCATCAGGAGCGGCACCAGCACCAGCATCAGCAGGATGTATTTGCGCCGCCCCGACAGGGTCGCGAGGCGGAAGGCGACCGGGTAGCCGATGAGGGCGGCCAGGACCGCGACGGCGAGGCAGAGGAGGCAGGTCTGCCACAGCACGGGCACGAAGATCGCATCGGTGAAGAACCGGCTGTAATTGCGCAAGGTGAGATCGTAATGCATCTGGCCGCCCTCGACCCAGAAGAAGCTGTAGGTCAGGAAGCTCACCAGGGGCGCCACGATGAAGAGGAGGGGAAGCCCATAGGCGATGACCGAGAGGGCGAAACGCCAGCCCTGCGCCTGCCGGTCTCCGACGAACAACATGCGCTAGCCGTCATCCCGGCGAAAGCCGGGACCAGGATTGGTTTTTGTGGATCCCGGCTTGCGCCGGGATGACGGGCGGGAGGAGGGGCGAAGGTTTCGCATGGACGGTACTCGCAAGATCGGTGACAGCGGCGGCTGTG
This genomic stretch from Nordella sp. HKS 07 harbors:
- a CDS encoding ABC transporter permease, translated to MIRSGDTALYWRAQRERNRGLLGLFAVVAAFLALYAYLFPGLLTVAGISKFAQSWLPLALVAMAQAILMLTGGISLAIGATVSLGAVIAATTMTGYLGVAGGVVAVSAAGLAIGALCGVIAIRLRLPAIIVTLAAAFIIAGLALLILPRPGGAIPGWFSDLLAGNTPAALFILIFIALLWKLYLATPLGLSLYAAGENPVGAYRAGVPVDAARIAAYAISGLLSTLAGLFIAAQTGSGDPVIGQAFTLNSIAAAVLGGVGFLGGRGTMRGAIAGSLLLSVMINVMFFLGFSPVAQYVAQGLIIIGAVALPQITARFRRTR
- a CDS encoding ABC transporter permease is translated as MSEPQSSRFPAWSPRSLLRNRAFLTVLIVALVWIVAGFAKPGFGSYGHLRYLLELAAVIGLVAIGQTYVVIAGGIDLSVGAIVTVSAVGVPLVALSGDSSGVLAVLIILAAATSIGFLNGLGVAYLRIHPMIMTLAMATFLQGVLILIAGGTAISAQNPVLAWLGNARVLGIPAGVLLWAVVSAAALAVLHATPFGARLFALGANPLASALSGINVQATTMAVYAVSGLTAGLAGVLILGMNGQGYVGIGDPYLLASIAAVVLGGTSILGGSGSYAGTIPGAVLLVTITALITVVNASAGWRSILFGSLVLLLLLLSGRESQRR
- a CDS encoding ABC transporter permease, producing the protein MMRLSRLASLGLSVLTALVFVLLYGPLLVPIVSSFFEIARGDVQWTSPSLSSYAALTRNEGIITAFLNTLIVGFSATFLALLLGLAFAIHYRNGATLGRDLMQFVIFLPFLMPPIMIGLSLLIFFRETDIPRSLVTVIIGHTIFVLALAYRTIVVRLQSLSVSLLEASYDLGASSWQTFFYIVLPNLKSALIGAAVLCFALSFDETLITILVTGTDNTLPIRLWAMMRLGFTPDINALVALILAFTTLMCVLAVRYLLPKEAIGD
- a CDS encoding ABC transporter permease; this encodes MLFVGDRQAQGWRFALSVIAYGLPLLFIVAPLVSFLTYSFFWVEGGQMHYDLTLRNYSRFFTDAIFVPVLWQTCLLCLAVAVLAALIGYPVAFRLATLSGRRKYILLMLVLVPLLMSYIIKIYAIRSILGGNGFLNRFLVWAQLVDQPLTLFVFNLNAVLLTLTVLLIPFAILPIFLSLERIPKPLIEASTDLGASNWQTFCRIILPLSLPGVVTAASFVFVLAIGDFLTPQMVGGPNGFTFGRIIYSQFGAAFNWPFGAALSVILSAVMVVVIALGRRFERHT